A window of Castanea sativa cultivar Marrone di Chiusa Pesio chromosome 8, ASM4071231v1 genomic DNA:
ACTAGAAATGCATGTGTGTAGGCCAATTCTGTGACTATAAAATATTATAGTGTAACACACTAAGGCCAAAGTTACCTTTACGTCCCAAGAGCTAGAAAGGGAATCAAGAACGGCAGGGCATTTTCCACCCAACTCTAGAGTAACAGGTGTTAGATGCTTCACAGCAGCAGACATGACAATCCTTCCAACATGTGCACTTCCTAAGCATTGAGATTAAGATTGAATTACTTAATCTTTTAAAACCAATGGTTAGAATAATGATTAGGTGAATAAAATTCATTATTGCATATCAGTCTAAGCTTTTGGATCAAGTGTTAGTTTATCATAATGTTACAGTGAGTGATCATAAGTTTGAACCATGTCTTCActttatttctcattaaaaaagttatattgaGCATGAGTCTGGATcactggcggagccagaggggagcaagggggggcacctgcccccctgactaataaattttttttttttttttttttttttttttgtattagtagtcacatggaggaaaaaagaaaaaagaaaaaagacttctacttgttgaaacttgaaagtgaccaaactacctatttcactattttttttatttttattttatatcattatttacactatttttactatttatgatacttttcacagcattttatctttgaatgatgctaaagatattacaaattttactacttatatcttacaaattggcatgtcaccaatcacaaaaaataatttcaaacatttattcattatattttttaagtaacactaatcatatttttactccatcaatttgtaaattttttagtagctataaattggttgtttttgtttatttattttaataatatgaaatatattcatatttgcttacaattgtttatttattttgttattattgttgattaatgtttttttagataaattttacttttaatatcgtcttttaattttgccccctctagactaaaatcctagctccgccactggTCTGGATCCACGTGCGAGGGGCAGTGTTAGAAAGATGAGAGACTGATTTTACCTGTAAAGAAGATCTTGTCCCATCTCTGCTGTAGGAGTTGTTCACCCACAGATGGTCCACCTTGGATAACCTTGACAGCTTTGTTGTCCAAGTAAGTGGAAATTGCAGTTGCTAGAAGAGAAGCACTAGCAGGAGCCAATTCAGAGGGCTTTAGAACCACTGTATTTCCAGCTGCTAATGCCCCTATCATTGGTTCCAAGGACAGTCCTATATTTTGTAACAAAATGACAACAATTCAATCATTATTAAGGAtatggaagaagaaaaatgaagcaaactattatatttttttccctagttatgttagaataatggtttaATGATTGAATTCAACATTTACTATCcatttaagtttttgggacaatCAATGATTTATCATGATATAAAAAACTATGATATTGAGTTTGAACTCTACCTCCACTCTAGCTGCCTcctatttaaaatattaaaaagtccCCATTCTAGATCTCACTTGTTAAAGGGAGATTGGGCCAAACGTATAGGAAAGTGCTAGAATAAtgattaaatgaataaattcatcatttcttaagattttaaacttttgaaacaatcaataatttatcatGTTCTCAAaggtatatataataatttacttACCAAAGGGAAAATTCCAAGATGAAATAATGAGGACAAGGCCAAGAGGCTCAGGAACAATTTCTGCACTAGTGAGCAAAGCAATTTGCGGTAGTTTAGCCTATAAACCATACATTAACGAGAATTGTTAGTATATGTTGCCTCAATTTACTACGTGAATATGTTTCTCACAAAAAACATTCTTGAATTTTATTAGCAAGTGACTAAATCAACATGGTGGTTTATGTATAAACTTTAACTTCTTTGCTTACTGGAAAGCAGGAAAATTTTAGAAGGTTCTACAAACTCTTTTTTTCCATGTAGAAtcccaataaaatattattacaccaatttttttattaaattacacTTTGATCCTGAAAGTTTGAGATTGTCTTAATTTTGATCCACTAAGTTTgattaagttttcaaaataatcaaTATTTCATCTATTGTCATGACTAATTTAGCTGTTAAGTGTCACTAAACAgcattatttctcttttaaaaaaagaattaaaaaatttaccGTGTCTCCCTTAATGGCCATAGGAGTCACCGACATAGACATAAGGACCAAATGAAATCAGACTTGgtagactaaaatgaaaaatctcaaacttaagagaccaaaatgaaaaaaaaaaaaaaaaaaccaaaattaaagagttaaaaatataatttagtcTTTTTTGGGGGGTTTATTGTTATGAAATATACAAATAATtcgtttcttctttcttttctctattaattattattattattaataatgcCATGTAAGTTCTAGTAGTTGAACTTACCTTTCTTCCTGACATCCATTCCCTCAAAGACTCCAATGCCAAATTCAGTGTCTTAATCAAGGTTCCTATCTGCAAATAAGGAGAATTTATGTATAACAAAAGCAAGAGTCAAACTCTCAATCTCTCCTACATCTTAAAAATGAATCCAATAGTCTTTACCACTATTTACATCCTTGtaaaaagatgttcaaattCTATTCATGTTCATTTTCCTTTGTGAGGGTAGTgaataattaaacaaatttcttGTAATTTTGGCTAAGAACAGTTGTGCAATATTACTTCTAAACCCATTTTATGTGATAAATAATATTAGACCCTACCAAATGAAGGTGATGAATTTGTGTGTTCAAATCCTATTGGATGTATGCGTAATTTaccaaggaatttttttttttattagaaacagGACAGCCACAAAAACATGCACTGAAACAAGTTATTATGactactataaaaataaaaaaaaattgtgactcttttttttagagggtaatccatatatgtgtgtacatatagaaaaaaaagttattatgactactatataaaaaaaaaataaagaagaagttATTATGACACTTATTTTTTAGAGGGTAATCCATATATGTGTGtacatatagaaaaaaaaagttattatgaCTTTTAGTAACCTCTCAAACAGGTTATTATGactgctataaaaaaaaaaaaaaaaaattattatgacttttattttttagagggTAATCCATATATGTGTGtacatatagaaaattaaaaaaatggaacaaGATATATAGTTTGTATACCTCATCTCTAAAAGTCTCAACCTGATGCTTTCCCAAGTCTTGCATAAGAGCATTAAGGATATCACCCTCTTTCTCCTTTAGCAGAGTAAGCAACCCTTTGAGCTGTGACTCTCTCCAAGATGCTTCTTTAGTCTTTCCTTGACAGTAATACTCTCTCATCTCCCCCAGATCTCTTTCGAAGTCTCTCAAAGTCTCCATGGcttagaggaagaaaaaaaaaatgtgcactAAACTCTTCATCCACACAGCTTAATTCAACTTGTCTTCTTTAATTTGCCGACTAGTTGGGTTCATTAATTAAAGCTTCTCCTCATGCAGTCTACGTTACCAGTTCATTGTAAATATGTGGGGTCAAGAGAGGGTTAAGTGTCAGCTTCCACCTTTCAGAACAGATGtacatttattattaatttttttacaatcttatttaattatttttatgggacAATatgactctctcttttttttctttttcttttttaatggaatGGGACCATATGACTTATTATTTTATCAAGTAATAAAATTCATCCATGTGGCCTAGAATGTAGCATATCCACATGGCCTGGAATGTAGCGAATCCAAATGGAATTATATGGCTTATTAATTTATCAGACAGTGCAAAAGTGATTGTAGACCTGACTAAGTTTAAGTTGTTTAACACCAGTGCTAAAATAGAATATACTCCCCTCTTCTTAATCATGGCAGTTGTTTGTTAGGCAGCTTTCACCAAGTCAGAGAGGAGAATGTATTCCAGGGAGGGAATAAATGTGCCGACGCAATTGCAAAAAGGGGTTGTTCTATGCCGGAGCCAACTCTGATATTTCCTCTCTTGTTAATATGTTTGCTTCTAGTCTGTATTATGTATGTTCcatttaacctaaaaaaaaaaagagaagagttTATCAAACAGTGTTCTTCTTTCGTGTATAGTTATAAGATCATATGTAGTGAAATATAGGCAACTTGATTTGCTTCTTTAAGTTGTTTGGTTCTTGGCTTTGTTCTATCAACtttttttgatgtattagttcttgaGCAAGCTAAGATTTGGTTTTTTGTCTATAGTTTATGGTTCCtttgttaataaatttttttttgagaaacttattaataaatttgttgatatcaaaaaaaatttattagaccacatgtagaatttaattagaaaaactAAAGTTTAGCACCTAATTAAGGATTGTACAGtacctaaaatctaaaatttaccTTATTTAGAAAACAGTAGCAtattcttttgcatttttttatggGTCCAATTATTATATATCGGGCATacattaatcatttattttaggaaacgttttatgaaaaattgaaaaagaataatattagAGATAGTGGTGGGCCTTTTGTGTTTTGGGCTTCATTTCTCCTACTATACCACTTGGCCCTTGATTTTGAGGTAGGAGAGCTGAAATTGGCTTAACTGAAACATACTTTAAGCTAGCTTGTGAGCAAGTTAGGCCATCTCCATGTAGACGCGCATTGGCAGGAACCTTAAATGTATAGTGTGCTCACAGCAAGAACAACTGTTGCAGATATTATAGCAAAAGCCACAATATAGAAAGATAACTAAAAcatttctaaataataataacgcGTAAATAACACAACAAAGGAGAGTAACGAGGTTTGCAGAATTATACAATCATGAATAACAAAATTGCAGCAAACAGTTTAGTAATAAGGCTACAAGTTAGTCATTTGTTAGCCAAAAATGAGATTCATTTGCTAAAAGAAAGGGCTTAGCTTTTCACCTTTTCAGCAAACATAAGTCCAAAAAGTGAGCCGATCTCCAATGTGGGTAACCTTAGAGAAGACTCATGCCGTAAAGATTACACGCTTTGGAATAAGGACCTAGATAACTTAAACTTAAATTCTTAACTTATCAGAAAATGGGTCTATTGAGAGGAAGAGAAATGAGTAGACTCTTGATGCATGCCTTTTTTCCTATCATTCATGTTTTTCTTGGATTTCCgtgtcctttctttttttcttttgctcttTTCTTCTTCGTTCTAACTCTATTTCTCGTCGTtgttcccccccccctccttttcTTCACTGTTCACAACTATGGCCTTTTATACTGCCTGCCGTGACAGGATTTACCATTTTCACTCTTTAACTGCTTTTGGCTCATTGCGGGTTTCCTTCCAACTCaattaatgattattttttattttataatgattatttttatcattaaattaataCACTAATTGGTTTATAATGTAGGTGGGTTCAAATGCTATATCTCTTATTTAATGacaaaaactttaccaattgagcaaACAGAAACTTACTTGAATTTGCTTCTCTTTATTtgcatattataaatttttaataggcTTTACTTTTTTTGGGTATTAATAAGCACCTAGTGCAAAAATATGCTACAAACTTCAAAAGTCACATgcaaaaatgttaatttttataaggCTTTTGTTAAAAATGCCCTAATTGTAATGGTTACATTGTATTTAATgctttattaaataatatttttatacatttacaaaaaaagtcatattatgtacaaatttcaaaaaaagcACACACGACCATAATAAATATATGcgtataaatcaataaatcattaacaagtgtatttttttttcttatattactATTTGTAAGGGCTTGGTTTGGATCCTAAGTCCAAGACGTAACTAGATTAGGGCTCAAAGAGCCCagcacaatgaatttgtagagagtgaacTTAAAAACTAGGCTTCAATGGATGGATTGAGTAATGCGCATAGTGGATTAAAGATAgtaagaaagcaaagaaaattaagctgtatgcaaagaaaatccttCCTTGGCAAAGTCTGAGGTGGACAGGTCTTGAGTATATTTCTTTTAGACTTTGATACAATTTCAGTTCTTGTTGCAACAGTATTTTTTCTACAGATTCTCCGATCCCCCTTCATTCCTGGAGGTTCTCTTCCATTATATAGCCCATTTCTCTTGATCCTggccctccatttgttgattatgtaggccactacttgagtgcttgtcccattaGACGCCCTTCCAAGTCTTCTGTGAGTTGTGACAACCAAGACGGCACTGTTTAGGGGTCATCTTCACATAAATGAGGCTAGGGTGTTTGGTGAGGTGCATTAAATGAGGTAGCAGTTACCATCTCTCCAATCACGTCAGGGCTAACCCCCTCTCTGAAGCTCATCCTCTACAGTGTGGCCCCCTCTGGAAATGTGTCATTGACGTGGCCATTGTTTGTCTCTCCGGCCCTACCATCCGAGTGTATGGACTCCTCAGAACTATATTGGCCTCTTTGGCCTTGGGTATGACACGTGGCATGATTTCCTTATTAAATTTCTATacctcacaatagccccttaaaacttctgtttttctctcttatttgaGGAGAAAAATGGGGTTTCGATCTTGAGTGATTGACTCCACACACATCTTTGTTTTTCCCACATGAGAACGTCACTTCGCATGCCCTGTAACCATTCCTGGCGCTTCAGAGTCCATAATGTCTCATTAAATGCTCCATGCGACGCCTTGTTCCCCATGTCTTATGGTGAGATGGAGATCCTAAGGCTGGTATTTTTCCTCGAAATTTGGGCGAGGTAACTCCCGCCCAACTCTGCCTCCTATATAAGGCACCTGGGGGAttcatttctctcattttccaaACCTTCAAACTTTCAAGAAGCTCCTAAGGTGACTCTCACTTTTATTTTCATAGGTTCTTTCATTCCTAGGTTCTTTTCTCCTCGACCAGTCT
This region includes:
- the LOC142605498 gene encoding aldehyde dehydrogenase family 3 member F1-like isoform X2 — encoded protein: METLRDFERDLGEMREYYCQGKTKEASWRESQLKGLLTLLKEKEGDILNALMQDLGKHQVETFRDEIGTLIKTLNLALESLREWMSGRKAKLPQIALLTSAEIVPEPLGLVLIISSWNFPFGLSLEPMIGALAAGNTVVLKPSELAPASASLLATAISTYLDNKAVKVIQGGPSVGEQLLQQRWDKIFFTGSAHVGRIVMSAAVKHLTPVTLELGGKCPAVLDSLSSSWDVKVELMKSMIKEMFGENPKESHSIARIINKQHLLRLKNLLKNPHVDSSTVYGGSVDEDNLFIEPTILLDPPLQAEIMTDEIFGPLLPIITLEKIEDSIQFINSKPKALAIYCFTKNKTLQRRMISETSSGSVTFNDTIIQYAADTLPFGGVGGSGFGRYHGKFSFDTFSHEKAIVRRSFLTEFWFRFPPWNNHKFQLLASSFNYDYLGLVLVILGLKSYRQGLGDI